Proteins encoded within one genomic window of Perognathus longimembris pacificus isolate PPM17 chromosome 28, ASM2315922v1, whole genome shotgun sequence:
- the Lpar4 gene encoding lysophosphatidic acid receptor 4, whose protein sequence is MGDRRFIDFQFQDLNSSLRPRLGNATANNTCIVDDSFKYNLNGAVYSVVFILGLITNSASLFVFCFRMKMRSETAIFITNLALSDLLFVCTLPFKIFYNFNRHWPFGDTLCKISGTAFLTNIYGSMLFLTCISVDRFLAIVYPFRSRTIRTRRNSAIVCAGVWILVLSGGISASLFSTTNVNNATTTCFEGFSKRVWKTYLSKITIFIEVVGFIIPLILNVSCSSVVLRTLRKPATLSQIGTNKKKVLKMITVHMAVFVVCFVPYNSVLFLYALVRSQAITNCLLERFAKIMYPITLCLATLNCCFDPFIYYFTLESFQKSFYINTHIRMESLFKTETPLTTKPSLPAIQEEVSDQTTNNGGELMLESTF, encoded by the coding sequence ATGGGTGACAGAAGATTCATTGACTTCCAGTTCCAAGATTTAAATTCAAGTCTCAGACCTAGGTTGGGCAATGCAACTGCCAATAATACgtgtattgttgatgattcttTCAAGTATAATCTGAATGGTGCTGTGTACAGTGTTGTATTCATCCTAGGTCTAATCACCAACAGCGCTTCTCTGTTTGTCTTCTGCTTTCGCATGAAAATGAGAAGTGAGACGGCTATTTTCATTACCAATCTGGCCCTCTCTGATTTGCTCTTTGTTTGTACCCtacctttcaaaatattttacaacTTCAACCGCCATTGGCCTTTTGGTGACACCCTCTGCAAGATCTCGGGGACCGCATTCCTCACCAACATCTATGGGAGTATGCTCTTCCTCACATGTATCAGTGTGGATCGTTTCCTGGCTATTGTTTATCCCTTCAGATCTCGTACCATTAGGACCAGGAGGAACTCTGCCATTGTTTGTGCTGGAGTCTGGATCCTAGTCCTCAGTGGTGGTATTTCAGCCTCTTTGTTCTCCACTACTAATGTCAACAATGCAACCACCACCTGCTTTGAGGGCTTCTCCAAACGTGTCTGGAAGACCTATCTGTCCAAGATCACTATATTTATTGAAGTGGTTGGGTTCATTATCCCTCTCATATTGAATGTTTCCTGCtcttctgtggtgctgagaacaCTTCGCAAGCCGGCGACACTCTCACAAATTGGGACCAATAAGAAAAAAGTGCTGAAGATGATCACAGTACACATGGCAGTCTTTGTGGTATGCTTTGTACCCTACAACTCTGTTCTCTTCCTGTATGCCTTGGTGCGCTCCCAAGCCATTACTAATTGCTTGTTGGAAAGATTTGCAAAGATCATGTACCCAATTACCTTGTGCCTTGCAACTCTGAATTGTTGCTTTGACCCTTTTATCTATTACTTTACCCTTGAGTCTTTTCAGAAGTCCTTCTACATCAACACCCATATCAGAATGGAGTCTCTGTTTAAGACTGAAACACCTCTGACCACAAAGCCTTCCcttccagctattcaagaggaagTTAGTGATCAAACAACAAATAATGGTGGTGAATTAATGTTAGAATCCACTTTCTAG